Proteins co-encoded in one Rudaeicoccus suwonensis genomic window:
- the nuoH gene encoding NADH-quinone oxidoreductase subunit NuoH gives MSVVSLAGPVLAASADNPAANFNDTPWWLSLIKAVLLFVFLLINTLIVIWFERRVIGRMQQRPGPNRTGPFGLLQTLADGVKLALKEDLIPRKADKLMFILAPTIAGAMAFVSFAIIPLSGNVWMFGHYTPLQLTDTPVATLLVLAVAGVGVYGIVLAGWASGSTYPLLGGLRSSAQVISYEIAMGLALVAVFLYAGSMSTSQIVLAQKGLWYCIPAFFSFIVYIITMVGETNRLPFDLAEGEGELTGGFHTEYSSLKFAMFFLGEYVNMFTVSALATTLFLGGWQAPPGIAAIDGGLFNGGWWGLLWFTIKLWLFMFFFVWLRGSLPRVRYDQFMRLGWKLLIPSTLLWVVAVAFLRASDEGFLGHKMVSLGGRNIHASTLYVVAVIIVLVVAGAWIVDYKAAAKENAVSTPPAEVDPFAGGYPVPPLPGQRLVEPVPALAAARPAPNESAQQTTATESEVDRG, from the coding sequence GTGAGCGTCGTCTCGCTGGCCGGGCCTGTGCTGGCCGCCTCGGCCGACAACCCGGCAGCCAACTTCAACGACACCCCGTGGTGGTTGTCGCTGATCAAGGCCGTGCTGCTGTTCGTGTTCCTGCTGATCAACACGTTGATCGTGATCTGGTTCGAACGCCGCGTCATCGGCCGGATGCAGCAGCGTCCCGGCCCCAACCGCACCGGCCCGTTCGGTCTGCTGCAGACCCTCGCCGACGGTGTGAAGCTGGCGCTGAAGGAGGACCTGATCCCGCGCAAGGCCGACAAGCTGATGTTCATCCTGGCGCCGACCATCGCCGGGGCCATGGCCTTCGTGTCGTTCGCGATCATCCCGCTGTCCGGCAACGTCTGGATGTTCGGCCACTACACGCCGCTGCAGCTGACCGACACCCCCGTTGCCACGCTGCTGGTGCTGGCCGTCGCAGGTGTCGGCGTCTACGGCATCGTCCTGGCCGGCTGGGCGTCCGGATCGACCTACCCGCTGCTGGGTGGTCTGCGTTCCAGCGCCCAGGTGATCTCCTACGAGATCGCGATGGGCCTCGCGCTGGTCGCGGTCTTCCTCTACGCCGGGTCGATGTCGACCAGCCAGATCGTGCTGGCGCAGAAGGGCCTGTGGTACTGCATCCCGGCCTTCTTCTCCTTCATCGTCTACATCATCACCATGGTCGGTGAGACCAACCGTCTGCCGTTCGACCTCGCCGAGGGCGAAGGCGAACTGACCGGTGGCTTCCACACCGAATACTCCTCGCTGAAGTTCGCGATGTTCTTCCTCGGTGAGTACGTCAACATGTTCACCGTCTCGGCGCTGGCGACCACGCTGTTCCTCGGCGGTTGGCAGGCGCCTCCCGGAATCGCGGCCATCGACGGCGGCCTGTTCAACGGCGGCTGGTGGGGTCTGCTGTGGTTCACCATCAAGCTGTGGCTGTTCATGTTCTTCTTCGTCTGGCTGCGTGGCTCGCTGCCCCGCGTCCGCTACGACCAGTTCATGCGCCTGGGCTGGAAGCTGCTGATTCCGAGCACCCTGCTGTGGGTCGTCGCGGTCGCCTTCCTGCGTGCATCCGACGAGGGCTTCCTCGGGCACAAGATGGTGTCTTTGGGAGGCAGGAACATCCATGCGTCCACGCTGTATGTCGTCGCGGTGATCATCGTGCTCGTCGTGGCAGGTGCCTGGATCGTCGACTACAAGGCTGCGGCCAAGGAGAACGCCGTGAGCACGCCGCCGGCCGAGGTCGACCCGTTCGCGGGTGGCTACCCGGTGCCGCCGCTGCCCGGCCAGCGCCTGGTGGAGCCGGTGCCCGCGCTCGCCGCGGCCCGTCCGGCCCCCAACGAATCTGCCCAGCAGACCACAGCGACCGAAAGTGAGGTGGACCGTGGCTGA
- the nuoI gene encoding NADH-quinone oxidoreductase subunit NuoI: protein MAEDNKSDTAKESGGFLSELFAPVAGFGVTFATMFRKVETEEYPEEKRPTQLRYHGRHQLNRHPDGLEKCVGCELCAWACPADAILVEGASNDDAAGERFSPGERYGRVYQINYLRCIFCGLCIEACPTRALTMTNEYELADNNRADLIFTKDQLLAPLQSGMLPAPHPMVEGMEERDYYQGKVSGPTPAQEQWVAEHTSAEHEDQESAV from the coding sequence GTGGCTGAGGACAACAAGAGCGACACCGCCAAGGAATCCGGCGGCTTCCTGTCCGAGCTGTTCGCGCCGGTGGCCGGTTTCGGGGTGACCTTCGCGACCATGTTCCGCAAGGTCGAGACCGAGGAGTATCCCGAGGAGAAGCGGCCCACTCAGCTGCGCTACCACGGTCGTCACCAGCTCAACCGTCACCCCGACGGTCTGGAAAAGTGCGTCGGTTGCGAACTGTGCGCGTGGGCCTGCCCCGCGGACGCGATCCTCGTCGAGGGCGCGAGCAATGACGACGCCGCCGGCGAGCGCTTCTCGCCCGGTGAGCGCTACGGCCGCGTCTACCAGATCAACTACCTGCGCTGCATCTTCTGCGGGTTGTGCATCGAGGCGTGCCCGACCCGTGCGCTCACGATGACCAACGAGTACGAGCTCGCCGACAACAATCGCGCCGACCTGATCTTCACCAAGGATCAGCTGCTGGCGCCGCTGCAGTCGGGCATGCTGCCTGCCCCGCACCCGATGGTCGAGGGCATGGAGGAGCGCGACTACTACCAGGGCAAGGTCTCCGGGCCCACCCCCGCCCAGGAGCAGTGGGTCGCCGAGCACACCAGCGCTGAGCACGAAGACCAGGAGAGTGCTGTATGA
- a CDS encoding NADH-quinone oxidoreductase subunit J, translating to MRTHLGGAEGTLFFFAAPLSVIGALALLFARKAVHAAMGMALTMITLGVFYIAEQAEFLGVIQIFVYSGAVMMLFLFVIMLVGVDSSDSLVETIKGQRVAGLLLSLAVMTSLLVSVANIAFGPTTGLTAVNRQGNVSGIANLIFGPYVWAFEVTSALLITAALGAMLLAHRERLRPKASQADWSRTRIREGVNVAGLPVPGVYARHNSVDTPALLPDGSPSELSVSRVLRARGQVGQAATLVETATEIETEAGDMSHKEIGDQR from the coding sequence ATGAGAACCCACCTGGGCGGCGCCGAGGGCACGCTGTTCTTCTTCGCCGCGCCGCTGTCGGTGATCGGCGCCCTCGCCCTGCTGTTCGCCCGCAAGGCGGTGCACGCAGCGATGGGCATGGCGCTGACGATGATCACCCTCGGTGTGTTCTACATCGCCGAGCAGGCCGAGTTCCTCGGCGTCATACAGATCTTCGTCTATTCCGGTGCCGTGATGATGCTGTTCCTGTTCGTCATCATGCTGGTCGGTGTCGATTCCTCCGACTCTCTCGTCGAGACGATCAAGGGTCAGCGGGTCGCCGGTCTGCTGCTGTCGCTCGCGGTCATGACCAGCCTGCTGGTCAGCGTCGCCAACATCGCCTTCGGCCCGACGACCGGGCTGACCGCCGTCAACCGCCAGGGCAACGTGAGCGGCATCGCCAACCTGATCTTCGGCCCCTACGTGTGGGCATTCGAGGTGACCTCGGCGCTGCTGATCACCGCCGCGCTCGGCGCGATGCTGCTGGCCCACCGCGAGCGGCTGCGCCCGAAGGCCTCGCAGGCCGACTGGTCGCGCACCCGCATCCGCGAGGGCGTCAACGTCGCGGGTCTGCCGGTGCCGGGTGTCTATGCCCGGCACAACTCGGTCGACACCCCGGCGCTGCTGCCGGACGGCTCGCCGAGTGAGTTGTCGGTGTCGCGTGTCCTGCGCGCCCGGGGCCAGGTCGGTCAGGCCGCCACCCTCGTCGAGACCGCCACGGAGATCGAGACAGAGGCAGGCGACATGTCGCACAAGGAGATCGGGGACCAGCGATGA
- the nuoK gene encoding NADH-quinone oxidoreductase subunit NuoK, producing MTVTSYLYLSVVLFAIGTAVVLLRRNAIIVFMGVELMLNAANLAFVTFARMRGTLDGQVIALFVMVVAAAEVVVGLAIIMAIFRARRSASVDDANLLKL from the coding sequence ATGACCGTCACCAGCTATCTCTACCTGTCGGTGGTGCTGTTCGCCATCGGTACCGCTGTGGTGCTGCTGCGCCGCAACGCGATCATCGTGTTCATGGGCGTGGAGCTGATGCTCAACGCCGCCAACCTGGCGTTCGTGACGTTCGCCAGGATGCGCGGCACGCTCGACGGCCAGGTCATCGCACTGTTCGTGATGGTGGTGGCCGCCGCTGAGGTCGTCGTCGGCCTCGCGATCATCATGGCCATCTTCCGCGCACGCAGGTCGGCATCGGTTGACGACGCCAACCTGCTGAAGCTGTGA
- the nuoL gene encoding NADH-quinone oxidoreductase subunit L, producing the protein MHDATGVASVGWLMIALPLLGAAVLLLGGRKLDKAGPYLAVACSWAAFVVGLLIIWHLHGLGASERSLHLHLYSWIPAGSFSLNAGLLMDPLSLTFVMLITFVGSLIHVYSLGYMEHDADKRRFFAYLNLFVASMLTLVLADSYVLLFVGWEGVGLASYLLIGFWNWNPAYATAANKAFFVNRVGDMGMLLAIFLMFSTWHQTTFAGVDASVAGTNKGTLVAIGICLLVAACGKSAQFPLQSWLGDAMAGPTPVSALIHAATMVTAGVYLIVRSHVIFNASPDARLAVCIVGAITLFGGAVIGCAKDDLKKALAASTMSQIGYMVLAAGLGPVGYVFAIFHLLTHGFFKAGMFLGAGSVMHGMNDQVNMRRFGGLSAVMKITWLTFGAGFLAIIGFPLFSGFWSKDKIIEASFVGSGWKPWVFGMTALIAAGVTAFYMSRLFFMTFHGKRRWTDDVHPHESPLTMTIPMMILALGSAFLGLILGPTNIITDWLKPVVGKEDGHAVIGEYPLMGLTFVLMVIGIALAWKMYIRDEVPVTPPVGSLLTQAARRDLGQDDLNQAAFQRPGLHLTRALVFFDNKVVDGGGNGLAAGIGGSSARLKRMQNGFVRSYALTMLVGVVAILGVVWVVQ; encoded by the coding sequence ATGCATGACGCCACAGGTGTGGCTTCAGTCGGCTGGCTGATGATCGCCCTGCCGCTGCTCGGCGCTGCCGTGCTGCTGCTGGGCGGCCGCAAGCTGGACAAGGCTGGCCCGTATCTCGCGGTCGCCTGTTCGTGGGCCGCCTTCGTCGTCGGCCTGCTGATCATCTGGCACCTGCACGGCCTCGGCGCCAGCGAGCGATCGCTGCACCTGCACCTGTACTCCTGGATCCCGGCGGGCAGCTTCAGCCTGAACGCCGGACTGCTGATGGACCCGCTGTCGCTGACCTTCGTGATGCTGATCACCTTCGTCGGCTCGCTGATCCACGTCTACTCCCTGGGGTACATGGAGCACGACGCGGACAAGCGCCGCTTCTTCGCCTACCTCAACCTGTTCGTCGCCTCGATGCTGACGCTGGTGCTGGCCGACTCGTATGTGCTGCTGTTCGTCGGCTGGGAGGGCGTGGGCCTTGCGTCATACCTGTTGATCGGCTTCTGGAACTGGAACCCGGCCTACGCCACGGCAGCCAACAAGGCGTTCTTCGTCAACCGCGTCGGCGACATGGGCATGCTGCTCGCGATCTTCCTGATGTTCTCCACGTGGCACCAGACGACCTTCGCGGGCGTCGACGCGTCGGTGGCGGGCACCAACAAGGGCACGCTCGTCGCCATCGGTATCTGCCTGCTGGTCGCAGCGTGCGGTAAGTCTGCGCAGTTCCCGCTGCAGTCCTGGCTCGGTGATGCGATGGCCGGCCCCACGCCGGTGTCCGCGCTGATCCACGCCGCGACGATGGTGACCGCCGGTGTCTACCTCATCGTGCGCAGCCACGTGATCTTCAACGCCTCGCCGGATGCTCGCCTCGCGGTGTGCATCGTCGGAGCGATCACGCTCTTCGGCGGCGCGGTGATCGGCTGTGCCAAGGACGACCTGAAGAAGGCACTCGCCGCGTCGACGATGTCGCAGATCGGCTACATGGTCCTGGCGGCGGGCCTCGGTCCGGTCGGCTATGTCTTCGCGATCTTCCACCTGCTCACGCACGGCTTCTTCAAGGCCGGCATGTTCCTCGGAGCCGGATCGGTCATGCACGGCATGAACGATCAGGTGAACATGCGCCGCTTCGGTGGCCTGTCCGCGGTCATGAAGATCACCTGGCTGACCTTCGGTGCGGGCTTCCTGGCCATCATCGGATTCCCGCTGTTCTCGGGTTTCTGGTCCAAGGACAAGATCATCGAGGCATCGTTCGTCGGATCCGGCTGGAAACCATGGGTTTTCGGTATGACGGCCCTGATCGCCGCCGGTGTGACGGCGTTCTACATGTCGCGGTTGTTCTTCATGACCTTCCACGGCAAGCGTCGCTGGACCGACGATGTCCACCCGCACGAGTCGCCGCTGACAATGACGATCCCGATGATGATCCTCGCGCTGGGCTCAGCCTTCCTCGGTCTCATCCTGGGCCCGACCAACATCATCACCGACTGGCTCAAGCCCGTGGTCGGCAAGGAGGACGGTCACGCCGTGATCGGGGAGTACCCCCTGATGGGATTGACCTTCGTGCTCATGGTGATCGGTATCGCGCTGGCCTGGAAGATGTACATCCGGGACGAGGTGCCGGTGACGCCACCGGTCGGCTCACTGCTCACGCAGGCCGCGCGCCGCGACCTCGGACAGGACGACCTGAACCAGGCCGCCTTCCAGCGTCCGGGTCTGCACCTGACGCGCGCGCTGGTGTTCTTCGACAACAAGGTCGTCGACGGTGGCGGCAACGGTCTGGCTGCGGGTATCGGAGGAAGCTCCGCCCGCCTGAAGAGGATGCAGAACGGTTTCGTGCGCTCCTATGCCCTGACGATGCTGGTCGGCGTCGTCGCAATCCTCGGTGTGGTCTGGGTGGTTCAGTGA
- a CDS encoding NADH-quinone oxidoreductase subunit M has protein sequence MSNFPWLTTLGVIPLVGAVVVSVLPRSSARLVRPIALAFSLVTLVVGILAATQFKLGGGHPQFQLAEVHSWIPQFGVSYALGVDGMALSLILMSLVLVPVSMLAAWNDVPEGGRREQTYFALILVLETFMVGVFAATDVFLFYVFFEAMLIPVYFLIGLFGGPRRQYAAVKFLLFSLAGGLIMLVAVIGLYAQGPGGSHGFLVSTLTGLHMSTTTERLLFVGFFIAFAVKAPMWPVHTWLPDAASESKPAVAVLLVGVLDKVGTFGMIRFCLQLFPQASHWATPVIIVLAIISIVYGAIAAIGQNDMMRLIAYTSVSHFGFIVLGIFAVTNTSLIGSQLYMINHGFTTAALFLFAGFLIARGKSKNITDYGGWQRITPVLAGVFLVAGLSGLALPGLNSFVSEFLVMMGTFQRYKVAGGIAVIGVVLAALYVLLMVKNVMTGPKPQLVAAADGTLALNEDGSRPHTGVSATLFDEPETQMEDIPAEAKVRGSAIHDLNIREKVVAGVLVAFLVGLGFFPKPALDLLRPAVSATLQHVGVHDPAPAHGVAQDGSSK, from the coding sequence ATGTCCAACTTTCCGTGGTTGACGACGCTCGGCGTCATACCGCTCGTCGGAGCGGTCGTGGTGTCGGTGCTGCCGCGCAGCTCGGCCCGGCTCGTCCGGCCGATCGCGCTGGCGTTCTCGCTGGTCACCCTGGTTGTCGGCATCCTCGCCGCGACGCAGTTCAAGCTCGGCGGTGGGCACCCGCAGTTCCAGCTCGCGGAAGTGCACAGCTGGATTCCGCAGTTCGGGGTGTCCTATGCCCTCGGTGTGGACGGTATGGCGCTCAGCCTCATCCTGATGAGCCTCGTGCTGGTGCCGGTCTCGATGCTGGCGGCCTGGAACGACGTCCCCGAGGGCGGCCGTCGTGAGCAGACCTACTTCGCACTGATCCTGGTGCTGGAGACCTTCATGGTCGGCGTCTTCGCCGCGACGGATGTCTTCCTGTTCTACGTCTTCTTCGAGGCGATGCTGATCCCGGTCTACTTCTTGATCGGGCTGTTCGGCGGGCCGCGCCGTCAGTACGCCGCGGTGAAGTTCCTGCTGTTCTCGCTCGCCGGCGGTCTGATCATGCTGGTCGCGGTCATCGGGCTGTACGCCCAGGGCCCCGGCGGCAGCCACGGCTTCCTGGTCAGCACGCTGACCGGCCTGCACATGTCGACCACGACCGAGCGCCTGCTGTTCGTCGGCTTCTTCATCGCCTTCGCGGTGAAGGCTCCGATGTGGCCGGTGCACACCTGGTTGCCTGATGCCGCATCGGAGTCCAAGCCCGCCGTGGCCGTGCTGCTGGTGGGTGTGCTCGACAAGGTCGGCACCTTCGGGATGATCCGTTTCTGTCTGCAGTTGTTCCCGCAGGCCAGCCACTGGGCGACGCCGGTCATCATCGTGCTGGCGATCATCTCGATCGTCTACGGTGCGATCGCCGCGATCGGTCAGAACGACATGATGCGTCTGATCGCCTACACCTCGGTGAGCCACTTCGGTTTCATCGTGCTGGGCATTTTCGCGGTCACCAACACCTCGCTCATCGGGTCGCAGCTCTACATGATCAACCACGGCTTCACCACCGCGGCACTGTTCCTGTTCGCCGGCTTCCTGATCGCGCGCGGAAAGAGCAAGAACATCACCGACTACGGCGGCTGGCAGCGGATCACCCCGGTGCTCGCCGGCGTCTTCCTGGTCGCCGGTCTGTCCGGTCTGGCGCTGCCGGGCCTGAACTCCTTCGTGTCGGAGTTCCTGGTCATGATGGGCACCTTCCAGCGCTACAAGGTCGCCGGTGGCATCGCCGTGATCGGCGTCGTGCTGGCTGCGCTCTACGTTCTGCTCATGGTCAAGAACGTCATGACCGGACCGAAACCGCAGCTCGTTGCGGCCGCAGACGGCACGTTGGCACTGAACGAGGACGGTTCTCGTCCGCACACCGGTGTCAGCGCGACGCTCTTCGATGAGCCGGAAACCCAGATGGAGGACATCCCGGCGGAGGCAAAGGTCCGCGGTTCGGCGATCCACGACCTCAACATCCGCGAGAAGGTGGTCGCGGGTGTGCTCGTGGCCTTCCTCGTCGGCCTCGGGTTCTTCCCCAAGCCCGCCCTCGACCTGCTGCGCCCAGCCGTCTCGGCCACCTTGCAGCATGTCGGCGTCCACGACCCCGCACCTGCACACGGTGTGGCCCAAGACGGGAGCAGCAAGTGA
- the nuoN gene encoding NADH-quinone oxidoreductase subunit NuoN — protein sequence MLVIFGAAMVGVLIEAFAPRHLRYYGQVALTLVALVISFLTLILSARHHEGLTAASAVVIDAPAVMLQGTILVLSFVAVLAMAERFDGPGADAFTQSGSSVPGSAMETNAIKLGATTTEVFPLTLFSIGGMMLFVAAGDLLLMFIALEVLSLPLYILTGLARRRRLLSQEASLKYFLLGAFSSAFFLFGSALIFGATGTIQFGPMATAISTVTGRDSMLIPGVLLVAVGLLFKVGAVPFHSWTPDVYQGAPTPVTGFMAACTKVAAFGAMLRVFYVAVDGLRWNWQPVLAVVAVLTMVVGAVFSVTQTDVKRLLAYSSITHAGFLLIGIVALNKTGLSGILFYLVAYGFTTIAAFAVVALVRSSGSEATHLSQWTGLGRTSPVLAAVMSFLMLAFAGIPLTSGFTAKFALFSSAVGHGSTWLAVVGVVVSAVTAFVYVRLIVLMYFSEPNADTHVLTPSPLTGVSVTIGVVATLVLGVAPAPLLNLAQHSALFMR from the coding sequence ATGCTTGTCATCTTCGGCGCGGCCATGGTGGGTGTGCTCATCGAGGCCTTCGCGCCCCGCCACCTGCGGTATTACGGCCAGGTGGCCCTGACGCTGGTCGCGCTGGTGATCAGCTTCCTGACGCTGATCCTCAGCGCGCGCCACCACGAGGGCCTGACCGCCGCGTCCGCAGTGGTCATCGACGCCCCCGCGGTGATGCTGCAGGGCACGATCCTGGTGCTGTCCTTCGTGGCTGTGCTGGCGATGGCCGAGCGTTTCGACGGGCCCGGCGCAGACGCCTTCACCCAGTCGGGCTCCTCGGTGCCCGGGTCCGCGATGGAGACCAACGCGATCAAGCTCGGCGCGACGACCACCGAGGTCTTCCCGCTGACGCTGTTCTCGATCGGCGGCATGATGCTGTTCGTCGCCGCGGGCGACCTGCTGCTGATGTTCATCGCTCTCGAGGTGCTGTCGCTGCCGCTGTACATCCTCACGGGCCTGGCGCGTCGTCGCCGTCTGCTGTCGCAGGAGGCCTCGCTGAAATACTTCCTGCTCGGTGCGTTCTCGTCGGCGTTCTTTCTCTTCGGCTCGGCGCTGATCTTCGGCGCGACCGGCACGATCCAGTTCGGCCCGATGGCGACCGCCATCTCGACCGTGACCGGACGTGACTCGATGCTGATCCCGGGTGTGCTGCTCGTTGCGGTCGGCCTGTTGTTCAAGGTCGGCGCCGTGCCCTTCCACTCGTGGACCCCGGATGTCTACCAGGGCGCACCGACTCCGGTGACCGGCTTCATGGCTGCCTGCACCAAGGTTGCGGCCTTCGGTGCGATGCTGCGCGTGTTCTATGTCGCGGTCGACGGTCTGCGCTGGAACTGGCAGCCGGTCCTCGCAGTCGTCGCGGTGCTCACGATGGTGGTCGGCGCGGTCTTCTCGGTCACCCAGACCGACGTGAAGCGACTGCTGGCGTACTCCTCCATCACCCATGCGGGCTTCCTGCTGATCGGCATCGTCGCCCTGAACAAGACCGGCCTGTCCGGCATCCTGTTCTACCTGGTGGCCTACGGCTTCACCACGATCGCAGCCTTCGCCGTGGTCGCGCTGGTGCGTTCGTCCGGCTCGGAGGCGACGCATCTGTCGCAGTGGACCGGACTGGGTCGCACCAGCCCGGTGCTCGCGGCCGTGATGTCCTTCCTGATGCTGGCGTTTGCCGGAATCCCGCTGACGTCCGGATTCACCGCGAAGTTCGCGCTGTTCTCCTCCGCAGTCGGCCACGGCTCCACCTGGCTGGCGGTCGTCGGTGTCGTGGTGAGCGCGGTGACAGCCTTCGTCTACGTCCGGCTCATCGTGCTCATGTACTTCTCCGAGCCGAACGCGGACACGCACGTGCTGACCCCGTCACCGCTGACCGGCGTCTCTGTCACGATCGGTGTCGTCGCGACGCTGGTGCTCGGCGTCGCTCCGGCACCGCTGCTGAATCTGGCGCAGCATTCCGCGCTGTTCATGCGATGA
- a CDS encoding polyprenyl synthetase family protein translates to MSEANSSIPDATPELAGRLIEGLAEVDARLHQVVDVGDEFIAGAARHLLAAGGKRFRPMLTLLAAELGTGRNSEVVDAAAGVELTHLASLYHDDVMDQATVRRGVVSANHAYDNSTAILVGDLLFGRASELVAGLGPDAVLIQARTFVRLCIGQINDDRQAAGDGDPIEHYLGILADKTGSLIATAARYGAMFAGCPDTTIDILTRYGELVGIVFQLADDVLDITSEATESGKTPGTDLREGVATLPVLYARGSTDPADQRLVELLSRGPLTDDAEHAEALRLLRVHPAVEQARQHTVSVANDAAALLDPLGDDDALRVLRALPRQVASRSA, encoded by the coding sequence ATGAGCGAAGCCAACTCCTCGATCCCCGACGCGACACCCGAGCTTGCTGGCCGGCTGATCGAGGGGTTGGCCGAGGTCGATGCCCGGTTGCACCAGGTCGTCGATGTCGGTGACGAGTTCATCGCCGGCGCCGCGCGCCACCTGCTGGCCGCGGGTGGCAAACGGTTCCGCCCGATGCTGACGCTGCTGGCTGCCGAGCTCGGCACAGGTCGCAACAGCGAAGTGGTCGATGCTGCCGCCGGTGTCGAGCTCACCCATCTGGCGTCGCTGTATCACGACGACGTGATGGACCAGGCGACGGTGCGGCGTGGTGTCGTCAGCGCCAACCACGCCTACGACAACTCCACGGCGATCCTGGTCGGTGACCTGTTGTTCGGGCGTGCTTCGGAATTGGTCGCCGGCCTCGGTCCGGATGCCGTCCTGATCCAGGCGCGGACCTTCGTGCGGTTGTGCATCGGCCAGATCAACGACGACCGGCAGGCAGCCGGTGATGGCGATCCGATCGAGCACTACCTCGGGATCCTGGCCGACAAGACCGGCTCGCTGATCGCCACCGCCGCGCGATACGGCGCGATGTTCGCCGGTTGTCCGGACACGACGATCGACATACTGACCCGGTATGGCGAACTCGTCGGCATCGTCTTCCAGCTCGCCGACGACGTCCTTGACATCACCTCGGAGGCGACTGAGTCCGGCAAGACGCCGGGCACCGACCTGCGCGAGGGCGTCGCAACTCTTCCGGTGCTCTATGCCAGGGGTTCGACCGACCCCGCCGACCAGAGGTTGGTCGAGCTGCTCAGCCGCGGACCGCTGACCGACGACGCCGAGCACGCCGAGGCGCTGCGCCTGTTGCGCGTCCACCCGGCCGTCGAACAGGCCCGCCAGCACACTGTGTCCGTTGCCAATGACGCTGCCGCCCTGCTGGACCCGCTCGGTGATGATGACGCGCTGCGTGTGCTGCGCGCGCTGCCTCGCCAGGTGGCGTCTCGCTCGGCCTGA
- a CDS encoding TetR/AcrR family transcriptional regulator has protein sequence MPRLSADQRRADLVAATVRVAVAEGLEAATVRRVAQEAGVPLGTVHYCFGSKTALIEAVAESITQPVIDADAFDEMSPAEAVRASLRTYWEQIGSDRRRQLLVYELLASLSRGDADAQAVGRRLLQRAYSTALVSVDRYIAALDHPVAVDPAAISRLIVAVTDGVSLSWIVDNDDAAAWQTLELLGQVLAIALAALPADAVGPEPA, from the coding sequence ATGCCGCGTCTATCCGCCGATCAGCGCCGCGCCGATCTCGTCGCCGCGACCGTCCGGGTCGCTGTTGCCGAGGGGCTGGAGGCGGCAACGGTTCGCCGGGTGGCGCAGGAGGCCGGCGTGCCCTTGGGCACGGTGCACTACTGCTTCGGGTCCAAGACCGCCCTGATCGAAGCGGTCGCCGAGTCCATCACCCAGCCGGTCATCGACGCCGACGCCTTCGACGAGATGAGTCCCGCCGAGGCGGTGCGTGCAAGCCTGCGAACCTACTGGGAGCAGATCGGCAGCGACCGCCGCCGACAGTTGCTGGTCTATGAACTGCTGGCGAGCCTGTCGCGTGGTGACGCAGATGCTCAGGCGGTCGGTCGGCGGCTGCTCCAGCGTGCCTACTCGACGGCGCTGGTGTCCGTCGACCGTTACATCGCGGCGCTCGACCACCCGGTGGCGGTGGACCCGGCCGCGATCTCGAGACTGATCGTCGCGGTCACCGACGGCGTCAGCCTCTCGTGGATCGTCGACAACGACGACGCCGCCGCCTGGCAGACGCTCGAACTGCTCGGACAGGTGCTCGCAATCGCCCTCGCGGCCCTGCCCGCCGATGCCGTGGGGCCGGAACCCGCGTGA